The Candidatus Polarisedimenticolia bacterium genomic interval CCCTCCCCAGGAGCTTTTCGAGAAACGGCGAGAGCAGCTCCCGGCTCAGCTGATGCCGGGCGAGACGCTTCGGGGCAGCCGCTTTCAGCCCGGAGTAGATCTGGGAGATGCGCAGGTTGGGTGTGACTCCCTGACACTGTGCGAGAGGGTCCCCACAGAGGCCGGCGGTGCCCACCTGATCGTAGGGATTCGTGTCCGAGCCGGCGGCGAGCAGCAGCCCATCGTAGGCGCGGCGCTCCTCGGCGGGATCGAACGGCGTGTAGCCGGAGGAAGTGAGACGCTCGACGTCCAGCCGCAGCCCCAACCCGATCGAAAGATTGGGGACCGGCTTGTAGCTGTCCTGGAAGTAGACCCCGAAGTTATCCCCGTCCGCCGTCGGGTTGCCGCTCACGGGAATGGCGAAGAACCCGAAGAAGCCTCTTGGGGTCTGGCTCGGGGTGTGCCTGGTCGCAACCCGGGTCTGCAGCCCCTGTGCGAACAGGGTTGGCCTTATTTCGGTGTAGCCGGCATAGCTCTCCTGCTCGTAGACCAGGCCCATTCGAAGGTCGTGGGTCCCGAACAGATCTCCCACATAGGCCGAGGAGTCCTCCCTCAGCGTCAGGCGTGAGCGGTGGTCGTCGTGGCTGTAGGGATAGGGTCCGGAGGTACGTCCGTAGGAATCCTGTAGGTAGTCGCGGTCGGGGGCCTGGGGACGGCGATATTCCCCCGCCTCCGGAAGGCCGTTACCGTTGACGTCGTTCCAGAAGGGGAAAGGGGTTTGCCCCGAATCGGCCACGACATCCAGCAGCCCATTCGCGTTGGCGTCCTCCGTGTCGAAGACACCGTTGCCGGCGGTGCCGGCGGCCACCGGCCGCGAGGCGCCCAGACAGTAGCCGAAGGCCGACTGGGCGCAGGGCAGATTGAGGCCCGTGTCCTCATCCGGATCCACGGTGCCGTCGCGGTCGAGATCTATTTCCCGGTCGATCGAGCCGTTGCAGTTGAGGTCCTCGTGCTCCCGCCCCTCACACCCGAATTGCGTGGTGCGGCGGCCGTCCGCGTCCAGGTCGTATTGAGCGTCGGGGCGGCTCGCGAAGAGCTCCTCGTGGATGTCGTACGCACCATCGAAGTCATAGTCCTCCCCGGGGTCCCGCTCGTTTGCCTCCAGGATGCCATTCTGGTTGTAATCGATGAACAGCGTCCCGTTGCCGTTGGTGTCGGCGTCGATCGTGGGGACGACCTGGAAACGATTGTCGAACCAGGAGGCCGAGGTCTCGAAGATGAGGGTCGACTTGGGCAGCGCCGAGTGCTTGAGGGTGTAGGTCGGTCCGCCGCGGCGGAAGGTGTAACCCGATTCGACGGCGGTAAAGCTCCCCAGACCCTGGTCCTCGTCCTGGGTCCTATCGAAGATCACCGAGAGCGCCAGCTTCTGTGCCGCCGTCGCCTGCCAGGTCAGCTTGCCGAACTCGCGAAGCCCCGTGGTGCGCGTCACGTAGGATTGCGTCACCGCGTTCACCGGCGTCTCTTCCTGGATGTACTCGCTGGCCAGGTAGTACCAGAGACGATCGCGGACGAAGGCGCCGGAGAGCGACAGGTACGGCTTGATATCGGTGAACGACATCTCGCGCACGCTCGAGCCGCCGCCTAGCCCACTGAGGTCCGGCGGATCGACCCCGGCGCCATCGCCGTCGACGCGATGGCTGCGAACGAAGAGCTTGAAGGTCCCCTGGAACTCGTTGCCGCCGGATTTCGTCACGATGTTCGCGAAGCCGCCCTGCGCCCGGCTGAATTCCGCCGGCGCGCCCGCGGTGATCACCTCGACCTCCTGGATCGACTCGATGTTGAGCTGCTGGCCGAAGTAGCCGGTGAACGGATCCGTCGTGCTGACGCCGTCAACCAGCGTGATGACGTCCGTGGAGCGCGCCCCATGGATGTTCGGATTGCCGGTCTTGTCGACGTCGGTCACGCCGGGGGCGAGCGTGAGCAGCTCCTGATAGTCGCGCCCAAACACCGGCAGCTCCCCGATGAAGCTCGAGGAGAAGGTGGTGGAGGTGGTGACGCTTTCGGTGTCCACCGTGTCGGAGCGCCCGGCCACACGAATGCGCTGCTGCAGCTCCGAAGAGGGTCGCAGCTGCATGTCCTGGTTAAAGGTCTTCCCGGCGGTGAGCGTCAGATCGGTGAATTCGATGGGCGCGTAGCCGGGGAGGGAGGCGCGCAGCCGGTACCCCCTTCCCGACGGGAGCGAGGTTATCCGGTAGCGTCCCGCGGAGTCTGTGGTAGTCCCGCGCTCGCCGGTGGCCAGGCTGGCATTGCTGACCACCACGGTGACCCCGGGAAGCGGCGCGCGATTCTCATC includes:
- a CDS encoding TonB-dependent receptor — encoded protein: MEGLIVDENRAPLPGVTVVVSNASLATGERGTTTDSAGRYRITSLPSGRGYRLRASLPGYAPIEFTDLTLTAGKTFNQDMQLRPSSELQQRIRVAGRSDTVDTESVTTSTTFSSSFIGELPVFGRDYQELLTLAPGVTDVDKTGNPNIHGARSTDVITLVDGVSTTDPFTGYFGQQLNIESIQEVEVITAGAPAEFSRAQGGFANIVTKSGGNEFQGTFKLFVRSHRVDGDGAGVDPPDLSGLGGGSSVREMSFTDIKPYLSLSGAFVRDRLWYYLASEYIQEETPVNAVTQSYVTRTTGLREFGKLTWQATAAQKLALSVIFDRTQDEDQGLGSFTAVESGYTFRRGGPTYTLKHSALPKSTLIFETSASWFDNRFQVVPTIDADTNGNGTLFIDYNQNGILEANERDPGEDYDFDGAYDIHEELFASRPDAQYDLDADGRRTTQFGCEGREHEDLNCNGSIDREIDLDRDGTVDPDEDTGLNLPCAQSAFGYCLGASRPVAAGTAGNGVFDTEDANANGLLDVVADSGQTPFPFWNDVNGNGLPEAGEYRRPQAPDRDYLQDSYGRTSGPYPYSHDDHRSRLTLREDSSAYVGDLFGTHDLRMGLVYEQESYAGYTEIRPTLFAQGLQTRVATRHTPSQTPRGFFGFFAIPVSGNPTADGDNFGVYFQDSYKPVPNLSIGLGLRLDVERLTSSGYTPFDPAEERRAYDGLLLAAGSDTNPYDQVGTAGLCGDPLAQCQGVTPNLRISQIYSGLKAAAPKRLARHQLSRELLSPFLEKLLGRAPTAADFLASGINPRRPETVELENHNLAPRLSVSWDPWGDGKTKGFMSWGRYYDKLFLQSIALEQGPDQLSRYYSFDFDGVNSQTGKPDRQIGPVISNSPASITSVDRDLSTPYSDEMTLGFEREIAPEVSLRLTYIRRDYRDQLQDVDINHYQTIDPVTGMPRDALGQVVCGSGGDVPVRNQCLPIPDGLPDLYVHNFFFNRIFHLGNSNAQEYRGWELELVRRLSRKWQLEGSYTWSEATGDAESYLSESGDDPSLVEYEHGYLSYDQRHVVKLNAIAYLPGDWRIGGSAQWSSGLPYSEVFNGRALDDAGFAQGRVVYGHIDQNGTGALVREGRNIHRNPASYLFNVRVQKNFVLGKASASGFLEIYNLLNTDDLRVYQVEWLQFGEIVHTVERSIATRDFGRRFQFGFQVYF